One stretch of Acholeplasma laidlawii PG-8A DNA includes these proteins:
- a CDS encoding EAL domain-containing protein codes for MNIKLVFIFNWWENKLTKSTKNFMLRLFIILGFLLVVYSLFYIFILDTTLKNEANRISFETHQIEYDILSTRIDVLTESYSAGTLTWPTKDYDPSTLIVSELSNYEINRLSDIFSDETSNLTYLILKHPTLNQVTYKPFSEVLAMVGLSFGDTGFVLNSNGIVKYHSNDAVNNTNLFGSNYFPTSVYSNLDTKLSQNEFGFLNYTLDSKTYVLSYSKIDSDYIYLSVDDQYDYLVLFVPVIWSYLALGLLILASFVVFSLMVVKRRFDDDIVFEKITKTLRSDLIMIEAGGLGQIRKMNKLFLNLIKHHEIKLLTDLTSEKLDMPTILKTNKPFYMDCDKLDPKIRVRFLVNKYARNYQLIGEIIDSTSNVLDKYKDLALTHPDSGLKNKLALEEMIETLNRKDRFSLIVIGIKSFDEISKSIGRQKSQEVNKVLIELFQSKMYPNMYLFHIEKHEFVILQQKDVNYDVTVGWAKQMMELVDTKILLPDLPVKLELLIGIVHNKGTITNASTKEILDAVDVTYERAIVSTTNNLMIYTERYLDLRNRANQLEIDIRKGIENDEFQMYMQPQYDLHEKRVVGFELLLRWHNPKYIKESPATYIRQAEKSNLIIDLGRVINDKVFRIAKSLEGMDIDVSFNISPRQLLQPGFINELIALKDKYQVDPGRIAIELTETLLILQMDVIVEKFNALKELNFKIQLDDFGTGYSSLNYLKRLPIDNIKIDKLFVDEIETSSKARQILKTMIALGKNLKMGVIIEGVETDKQVEQIRKESTAIIQGFYVSQALPEKEAFEFIKKKVNL; via the coding sequence ATGAATATAAAATTAGTATTTATTTTTAACTGGTGGGAGAATAAATTGACGAAATCAACTAAAAACTTCATGTTAAGATTATTTATCATTTTAGGCTTTTTACTTGTTGTATATAGCCTGTTTTATATTTTCATCTTAGACACAACCCTTAAAAATGAAGCTAATCGAATCTCTTTTGAAACACACCAAATAGAATATGACATACTTAGCACAAGAATCGATGTGTTAACAGAAAGTTATAGTGCAGGTACGCTTACATGGCCTACAAAAGATTATGATCCATCCACTTTAATTGTAAGTGAACTATCCAATTATGAAATTAATCGATTATCTGATATCTTTAGTGATGAAACATCAAATCTAACCTATCTAATCTTAAAGCATCCTACACTTAATCAAGTAACATACAAACCATTTAGTGAAGTGCTAGCAATGGTGGGTTTAAGTTTTGGTGACACAGGTTTTGTATTAAATTCTAACGGTATTGTTAAATACCATTCGAATGATGCAGTAAATAACACAAACCTATTTGGCTCAAACTATTTTCCGACATCAGTTTATAGCAACTTAGATACCAAGTTAAGCCAAAACGAGTTTGGATTTTTAAATTATACGCTTGATTCTAAAACATATGTATTATCTTATTCTAAAATAGATAGTGATTATATTTACTTAAGTGTTGATGATCAATATGACTATTTAGTACTTTTTGTACCAGTTATTTGGAGTTATCTAGCACTAGGACTACTAATCCTTGCAAGTTTTGTAGTATTTAGTTTGATGGTTGTCAAAAGACGTTTTGATGATGATATTGTGTTTGAAAAGATTACTAAAACACTAAGATCTGATCTTATCATGATAGAAGCTGGTGGTTTAGGTCAAATACGTAAGATGAATAAATTATTTCTAAATCTAATAAAACATCATGAAATTAAGTTATTAACTGATCTAACCAGTGAAAAGTTAGATATGCCAACCATATTGAAAACAAATAAACCATTTTATATGGATTGTGATAAGTTGGACCCTAAAATAAGAGTTAGATTTTTAGTTAATAAGTATGCAAGAAACTATCAACTCATAGGAGAAATTATTGATAGTACTTCAAATGTATTAGATAAATATAAAGATTTAGCTTTAACACATCCAGATAGCGGACTAAAAAATAAATTAGCACTAGAAGAGATGATAGAAACGCTTAATAGAAAAGATCGCTTTAGTTTGATTGTCATAGGTATTAAGTCTTTTGATGAAATTTCTAAATCCATTGGACGTCAAAAGTCACAAGAAGTAAATAAAGTATTAATTGAATTATTTCAGTCTAAGATGTATCCAAATATGTATTTATTCCATATCGAAAAACATGAGTTTGTCATACTTCAACAAAAAGATGTTAATTATGATGTAACCGTTGGTTGGGCAAAACAAATGATGGAGTTAGTTGATACAAAGATTTTATTACCCGATTTACCAGTAAAGTTAGAACTATTAATTGGTATAGTACATAATAAAGGTACCATCACTAACGCATCAACTAAAGAAATACTAGATGCTGTTGATGTAACTTATGAACGTGCAATCGTATCTACTACAAATAACTTAATGATATATACAGAACGCTATCTGGATTTAAGAAATAGAGCAAACCAATTAGAAATAGATATTAGAAAAGGTATAGAAAACGATGAGTTTCAAATGTATATGCAACCACAATATGACTTGCATGAAAAACGTGTAGTTGGTTTTGAATTACTGCTTCGTTGGCATAATCCAAAATATATAAAAGAATCTCCTGCAACCTATATTAGACAAGCAGAAAAATCTAATTTAATCATCGACTTAGGGCGAGTGATTAATGATAAGGTCTTTAGAATAGCGAAGTCTTTAGAAGGTATGGATATTGATGTTTCATTTAATATTTCACCAAGACAATTACTTCAACCTGGTTTTATTAATGAACTGATTGCTTTAAAAGATAAGTACCAAGTAGATCCAGGTCGGATTGCAATTGAGCTTACTGAAACACTACTTATTTTACAAATGGATGTTATTGTAGAAAAATTTAATGCACTAAAAGAACTTAATTTTAAAATCCAACTTGATGACTTTGGTACGGGCTACTCTTCATTAAACTACCTTAAACGTCTACCGATTGATAACATAAAAATTGATAAATTATTTGTTGATGAAATTGAAACATCTAGTAAAGCAAGACAAATTTTAAAAACAATGATTGCTTTAGGTAAGAATCTTAAAATGGGTGTTATTATTGAAGGGGTAGAAACTGATAAACAAGTAGAACAAATCAGGAAAGAATCAACTGCTATTATTCAAGGTTTTTATGTTTCACAAGCACTTCCTGAAAAAGAAGCATTTGAGTTTATAAAAAAGAAGGTGAATTTATGA
- a CDS encoding mechanosensitive ion channel family protein, which yields MDILKTFLTEWLTGLAFDPVLVSLIVTVASIFGWILIGSVFHMVIKLVISRLKAKEKRMVRRQRTVAALILALIKYLFWFVMAMMVLKEFGLDLAPILASAGILGFAVGFGAQELIKDMIAGFFIIFEGAMSVGDFVEVGNFSGTVQEVGIRRTKILNWKNELRLVNNGDIKSLTNFAGRDSVGVVEFFVSAQFDINHFTSDSFNELLASYKKYDAITELPSYQGVVDTQLHNLKLRVIFKTQNQKHYSIERDLRRDIQVFIQSIREETKVF from the coding sequence ATGGACATTTTAAAAACATTTTTAACTGAGTGGTTAACAGGTCTAGCATTTGACCCTGTATTAGTTAGTTTAATCGTTACTGTTGCTTCAATTTTTGGTTGGATACTTATTGGTTCTGTCTTTCATATGGTCATTAAATTGGTCATTTCAAGACTTAAAGCTAAAGAAAAACGTATGGTGAGACGTCAACGTACTGTTGCAGCACTCATATTGGCCCTTATTAAGTATTTGTTCTGGTTTGTTATGGCCATGATGGTCTTAAAAGAATTTGGCCTTGATTTAGCCCCAATCCTTGCAAGTGCCGGTATCTTAGGTTTTGCTGTTGGCTTTGGTGCACAAGAACTTATTAAAGACATGATAGCTGGATTCTTTATTATTTTTGAAGGTGCGATGAGTGTAGGAGATTTTGTTGAAGTTGGTAATTTTTCCGGTACCGTTCAAGAAGTAGGTATTAGACGTACCAAAATCTTAAATTGGAAGAATGAATTGAGATTAGTGAATAATGGTGATATTAAATCACTAACCAATTTTGCAGGTAGAGATTCAGTGGGTGTTGTAGAGTTTTTCGTATCTGCTCAGTTTGATATAAATCATTTTACAAGTGATTCATTTAATGAGCTACTAGCTAGTTATAAAAAGTATGACGCTATTACTGAACTTCCAAGTTATCAAGGGGTAGTGGATACACAGTTACATAATTTAAAACTAAGAGTTATTTTTAAGACTCAAAATCAAAAGCATTACAGTATCGAAAGAGATTTAAGACGCGATATTCAAGTGTTTATTCAAAGCATTCGAGAAGAAACTAAAGTGTTTTAG
- a CDS encoding ABC transporter permease subunit, whose protein sequence is MIMFISQIDQLKLIDAALETFNLLLVSTLISLPIGTLLGMMFALYEKKVFHQFKSLVHILSILVSIIRSIPFVLLMVIIIPTSFDLFGTSIGFIPSIMALSLIGIATLARLVEQAIIDMNPMIIDIAHTMGASKYQLFKEFIFVEARSSIILAFTSFLVSLLAYSSVVYIIGGGGLGYTAIQ, encoded by the coding sequence ATGATCATGTTTATCAGTCAAATAGATCAATTAAAACTCATAGATGCTGCACTTGAAACATTCAATCTATTATTGGTAAGTACATTAATATCCTTACCAATTGGTACATTACTTGGTATGATGTTTGCACTTTATGAAAAGAAAGTATTTCATCAGTTTAAATCTCTTGTACATATACTTTCTATTTTAGTAAGTATCATACGTTCCATTCCATTTGTTTTATTGATGGTTATCATCATACCAACATCATTTGATCTATTTGGTACAAGTATTGGTTTCATACCTTCTATTATGGCATTAAGCCTGATTGGAATAGCTACATTAGCTAGACTCGTGGAACAAGCTATCATAGATATGAATCCAATGATAATTGATATTGCACACACAATGGGTGCATCTAAATATCAATTATTTAAAGAGTTTATCTTTGTAGAAGCAAGATCATCCATAATCTTAGCGTTTACTTCGTTTTTGGTAAGTCTACTTGCTTATTCTTCTGTGGTTTATATTATCGGTGGTGGAGGATTAGGCTATACTGCGATTCAATAG
- a CDS encoding MetQ/NlpA family ABC transporter substrate-binding protein: MKKLLLITTTILLGLLTACTSSDDVLKIGVNFYPMPELLDLIEADLLEKGIKIEQVQMDYNVLNTPLNNGEIDGNMVQHQYFMEFFNKANNAELVIAQPIYHSYFALYSGVYDTLEDIPNGTTIYVPEDVVNLPRALILLDSLGLITLKEGIDVTATLDDIESNPKSLVFETRSLGTTSSAYHSDGSKLAIMYPTYARDTNNQLMDDSQVLEYEELNDLTKTYAISFVTRKDNLNDPRIQTFIEILTSGKVRTWLETNYGWAATPAF, translated from the coding sequence ATGAAAAAATTATTACTTATCACAACTACCATACTTTTAGGCTTATTAACTGCTTGTACATCTTCTGATGATGTATTAAAAATTGGCGTAAACTTTTATCCGATGCCTGAGTTACTTGATTTAATTGAAGCGGATTTATTAGAAAAAGGTATTAAAATTGAACAAGTTCAAATGGATTACAACGTATTAAACACGCCACTAAATAACGGTGAAATTGATGGAAACATGGTACAACATCAATACTTTATGGAATTCTTTAATAAGGCTAATAACGCAGAACTTGTCATTGCACAACCAATTTATCATTCTTACTTTGCATTATATTCAGGTGTTTATGATACGTTAGAAGATATTCCAAATGGTACAACAATTTATGTACCTGAAGATGTCGTCAATCTACCTAGAGCTTTAATCTTACTAGATAGTTTAGGATTAATCACTTTAAAAGAAGGCATTGATGTCACAGCTACATTAGATGATATTGAATCAAACCCTAAATCCCTTGTATTTGAAACAAGATCCCTTGGTACAACATCAAGTGCATACCATTCAGATGGTTCTAAACTAGCGATTATGTATCCGACTTATGCAAGAGATACAAATAATCAATTAATGGATGATAGTCAAGTTTTAGAATATGAAGAATTAAATGATTTAACTAAGACCTATGCGATTAGTTTTGTAACTAGAAAAGATAATTTAAATGATCCTAGAATTCAAACATTTATCGAGATTCTTACATCCGGTAAAGTAAGAACTTGGTTAGAAACGAATTACGGTTGGGCTGCTACACCTGCATTCTAA
- a CDS encoding ATP-binding cassette domain-containing protein yields the protein MIKLEHISKSFKTKNNSVCALDDISLEIHDGEIFGIIGKSGVGKSTLLKILSLSMMYDTGTYTLMDIDVKTLTHKDKVKLLQNTSFIYQNFSLLYNLNVLDNVSLPLKLRGVDKLTRHQKAREMLAFVGLDSKALDYPITLSGGEAQRISIARALITDPKLLFLDEPTSALDEETAYDILKLIRKLHETFKPTIVFVSHQIQSIKYLCDRVMMLGDNKIKHIGKIDKLSTLSTTYDAIWGDRL from the coding sequence ATGATTAAATTAGAACATATAAGTAAATCATTTAAGACAAAAAATAACAGTGTTTGTGCACTCGATGATATTTCACTTGAAATCCATGATGGTGAGATATTTGGCATCATTGGAAAAAGTGGTGTTGGTAAATCCACGCTACTAAAGATACTATCTTTATCAATGATGTATGATACCGGCACATACACATTAATGGATATAGATGTTAAAACGTTAACTCATAAAGATAAGGTTAAACTTCTACAAAACACTTCGTTTATTTATCAAAACTTTTCCTTACTATATAACTTAAATGTTTTAGATAATGTCAGTTTACCTTTAAAGTTACGTGGTGTCGATAAACTAACCCGTCATCAAAAGGCTAGAGAGATGTTAGCCTTTGTCGGCCTAGATTCTAAAGCACTAGATTATCCAATCACCTTATCTGGTGGCGAGGCACAGCGTATCAGTATTGCTAGAGCGTTAATTACAGATCCTAAACTACTTTTTTTAGATGAACCCACTTCAGCACTTGATGAAGAAACTGCCTATGATATTTTAAAGCTTATTAGAAAACTACATGAAACCTTCAAACCTACGATTGTATTTGTCTCACACCAAATACAATCCATCAAGTATCTATGTGACCGAGTGATGATGCTTGGAGATAATAAGATTAAACATATTGGAAAAATTGATAAATTAAGTACACTCTCCACCACTTATGATGCAATCTGGGGTGACAGACTATGA
- a CDS encoding signal peptidase I, whose protein sequence is MKKTINHTKKIIVTIIIFFTLIFVTMSLLSQITKKPFSILGVSYGLVLTPSMEPEILVGDFVIMNDVAFDNLKIGDVIAFTSMDNRVIIHEIISENPEGYITKGVNNDESDFDTEGYITKEKYLSKVVWSGGSFIGRYLVNERLLVIGIIILIIALIFIFQLLIVIYQITERQKYKYKTDLEKYKQELKQKNDKRQD, encoded by the coding sequence ATGAAAAAGACAATTAATCATACTAAAAAGATTATTGTAACAATCATCATATTCTTCACACTCATATTTGTTACAATGTCCTTATTAAGTCAAATAACTAAAAAGCCATTTTCAATTTTAGGTGTTAGTTACGGTTTAGTACTTACACCATCTATGGAACCCGAAATCCTTGTTGGGGACTTTGTTATTATGAATGATGTAGCATTTGATAACTTGAAAATTGGAGATGTCATTGCGTTCACATCTATGGATAACCGAGTTATAATCCATGAAATTATCTCTGAAAACCCAGAAGGTTATATTACAAAAGGTGTCAATAATGATGAAAGTGATTTTGATACTGAAGGTTATATTACCAAAGAAAAGTACTTATCTAAAGTAGTATGGAGTGGTGGTAGTTTTATTGGAAGGTATTTAGTAAATGAACGACTCTTAGTCATTGGTATCATCATATTAATTATTGCACTTATATTTATTTTTCAACTACTCATAGTAATTTATCAAATTACTGAGCGTCAAAAATATAAATATAAAACAGACTTAGAAAAATATAAACAAGAATTAAAACAAAAAAACGACAAACGTCAAGATTAA
- a CDS encoding ATP-binding protein: MINSIKISNFKSIHNEVTLNFDDQLIFNMLFGKVGSGKSLVFEAIKQFKEVFLYGMRSVERIPDEIKTTYTIEFMIDNQMIHYHTTLNYDKSEILYEALEQVTKTSKYVYFIRDGYDITIGDKLERIFTPFDFERFKTYLYDLRFDKREFILNHLRLKDFSESKGALILSKLADYIHKLKFLRPDNHINFYTDMDESHYVSVLKLVQSVLPQIHSLQYKEVTLDDLRYRLNRHRYDHLLDEFRNHVTKFNTSNFFIEVYDEFYKLSGRNLNELSIHAIDVHYNDGKILNFSDLSKGEKAILVLSMMISNAKVYDAIFIEDVTSHIDHASFTRWLKKVRPILSLKHIKLNCTTHDMLLFDSSHFDFKEMIYVSKNPFSKLNYLSALGIRKDKKILNLYLEGYFDKL, from the coding sequence ATGATAAATAGTATAAAAATATCAAATTTCAAATCAATACATAATGAGGTTACTCTAAACTTTGATGATCAGCTTATCTTTAATATGTTATTTGGTAAAGTAGGTTCTGGTAAATCACTAGTGTTTGAAGCTATAAAACAGTTTAAAGAAGTGTTTTTATATGGTATGCGATCAGTTGAACGTATACCTGATGAAATAAAGACCACCTACACCATTGAATTCATGATAGATAATCAGATGATTCATTATCATACAACACTTAATTATGATAAAAGTGAAATACTTTATGAGGCATTAGAACAAGTCACTAAAACATCCAAGTATGTGTATTTTATAAGAGATGGATATGATATTACGATTGGTGATAAATTAGAAAGAATATTTACGCCATTTGATTTTGAAAGATTTAAAACCTATCTATATGATTTAAGATTTGATAAACGTGAGTTTATATTAAATCACTTAAGATTAAAAGACTTTTCTGAAAGTAAGGGTGCACTCATACTTTCAAAACTAGCAGACTATATCCATAAACTAAAATTTCTAAGACCGGATAATCATATCAACTTCTATACAGATATGGATGAGAGTCATTATGTGAGTGTATTAAAATTGGTACAATCTGTACTACCTCAAATACATTCGCTTCAATATAAAGAAGTAACCTTAGATGATTTGAGGTATCGCTTAAATAGACACCGTTATGATCATCTATTAGATGAGTTTAGAAATCATGTCACGAAGTTTAATACATCAAACTTTTTTATTGAAGTATATGATGAGTTTTACAAATTAAGTGGTCGCAATCTAAACGAATTGTCTATACATGCAATTGATGTTCATTACAATGATGGAAAGATACTAAACTTTAGCGACTTATCCAAAGGTGAAAAAGCGATTCTTGTTTTAAGTATGATGATTTCAAACGCTAAAGTTTATGACGCAATCTTTATTGAGGATGTGACAAGTCATATCGATCATGCATCATTTACTAGATGGTTAAAAAAGGTGCGACCTATCTTAAGTCTAAAACATATAAAGTTAAACTGTACAACACATGATATGTTATTATTTGATAGTAGTCACTTTGACTTTAAGGAAATGATTTATGTTTCAAAAAATCCGTTTTCTAAGTTAAACTACTTAAGTGCATTAGGCATTAGGAAAGATAAAAAAATACTTAATTTATATTTAGAAGGTTATTTTGATAAATTATAA
- a CDS encoding bifunctional diguanylate cyclase/phosphodiesterase, whose product MTDILLMFGIVVVIIGLIIGLFFLLKIEIRKYKDEKLLLSEEVVSIDVFNQLINRAIKRRKKKDDPFTLMLVDLDEFQEIVDTFNKEEETFIVSYISKHINSALPEESVIARGEKPDRFYLYIPASFDHSNIYNLAKSIKIEAEKKIQILDKVTIKKTVSMSIATYPLHGENLDLLYQSLEIALYMVKRSGGNDIKYYSEELSQTKESLDLFHELKNAKNNKEFIYYYQPIINLKDMNKVYGLEALLRWNHPKKGILAPSKFLHLAEQTGELDDIGNIAVEQALELLVDLSQQRLNDVVININVSPRQILNEMTFTIFQRLVEKYRQDASNIAIEIPDFTLYKNNQVFRRNLIKIKTLGFKLAIDISTTDYDVMDLVERFQIDMIKFNKDFFKLEQNYNFRKYLDMIIEFVKKKSLMLVAEGIEDQAMVEMLTLKGVDYGQGYHLTKPMNVVDTTQFLKARKELEK is encoded by the coding sequence ATGACCGATATACTTTTGATGTTCGGTATAGTAGTTGTTATTATAGGCCTTATTATAGGTTTATTCTTTTTACTTAAAATTGAGATTAGAAAATATAAAGATGAAAAACTTCTATTATCTGAAGAGGTTGTTTCAATAGATGTATTTAATCAATTGATTAACCGTGCTATTAAGCGTCGTAAGAAAAAAGATGATCCTTTTACCTTAATGCTAGTTGATTTAGATGAGTTTCAAGAAATTGTAGATACTTTTAATAAAGAAGAAGAGACATTTATCGTTTCTTATATTTCAAAACACATTAATAGTGCACTACCCGAAGAATCAGTTATTGCTAGAGGTGAAAAACCTGACCGTTTCTATTTATATATACCTGCTTCATTTGATCACTCTAATATATATAATTTAGCAAAAAGTATTAAGATAGAAGCAGAAAAGAAAATTCAAATTCTTGACAAAGTTACAATAAAGAAAACTGTGTCTATGTCGATAGCTACTTATCCGCTTCATGGTGAAAATCTAGATTTATTATACCAATCACTTGAGATTGCTCTTTATATGGTCAAAAGAAGTGGTGGTAATGACATTAAGTATTATTCAGAGGAGTTAAGTCAAACTAAAGAAAGTTTAGACTTATTTCACGAACTTAAAAATGCTAAAAATAATAAAGAGTTCATTTATTATTATCAACCTATCATCAACTTAAAAGATATGAATAAAGTTTATGGACTAGAAGCATTACTTCGATGGAATCATCCTAAAAAAGGGATATTAGCACCTTCTAAGTTCCTGCATCTTGCAGAGCAAACAGGAGAACTTGATGATATTGGTAATATTGCAGTTGAACAAGCACTTGAACTCTTAGTAGATTTAAGTCAACAAAGACTTAATGATGTTGTAATTAATATTAACGTTTCACCTAGACAAATTTTAAATGAGATGACATTTACAATTTTTCAACGACTAGTTGAAAAGTATCGTCAAGATGCATCAAACATTGCAATAGAAATTCCTGACTTTACACTTTACAAGAATAATCAAGTATTTAGAAGAAATCTAATAAAGATTAAAACTCTGGGATTTAAACTGGCTATAGATATATCTACAACTGACTATGATGTCATGGATTTGGTTGAAAGATTCCAAATTGACATGATTAAATTCAACAAAGATTTCTTCAAACTAGAACAAAATTATAATTTTAGAAAGTATTTAGATATGATTATTGAGTTTGTAAAGAAAAAGTCTTTAATGCTTGTTGCAGAAGGTATTGAAGATCAAGCCATGGTAGAGATGTTAACTCTAAAAGGTGTAGACTATGGTCAAGGGTATCATTTAACTAAACCAATGAATGTTGTTGATACTACCCAATTTTTAAAAGCTAGAAAAGAATTAGAAAAATAA
- a CDS encoding S26 family signal peptidase produces the protein MSSKQRVFKYLGIVGNVVFYLLLLMLLLFSISNLTVRTEKDLPNIFGKGFVSILSGSMEGEEKDNFDTGSLVFIDILSDSQKQNLEVGQIIVFYDNVQRIHIIHRIKTITGDTVVTQGDVNARMYGSFDGTNFDPNMQLEASSLDDVIGRYTGHWSGVGSAIQEIRTPNGLVFYVILPLFILFTFEAVILIRYILRRNKEKLELKYALEKEALRLELEKELLEKHSNKK, from the coding sequence ATGTCAAGTAAACAACGAGTCTTTAAGTATTTAGGGATTGTGGGTAATGTTGTATTTTATCTATTACTCTTAATGTTATTACTCTTTTCAATATCCAACCTAACAGTTAGAACCGAAAAAGATTTACCGAATATTTTTGGTAAAGGCTTCGTTTCTATTCTATCTGGATCGATGGAAGGTGAAGAGAAAGACAACTTTGATACAGGCTCCCTAGTATTTATAGATATTCTAAGTGATAGTCAAAAACAAAACTTAGAAGTTGGTCAAATCATTGTATTTTATGATAACGTTCAACGTATACATATCATCCATAGAATCAAAACTATTACAGGAGACACAGTAGTAACTCAAGGTGATGTCAATGCACGTATGTACGGCTCATTTGATGGTACAAACTTTGATCCTAATATGCAATTAGAAGCATCTAGTCTAGATGATGTTATAGGAAGATATACAGGACATTGGTCTGGTGTTGGTAGTGCAATTCAAGAAATACGTACGCCAAACGGATTAGTATTCTATGTCATCTTACCACTGTTTATTCTATTTACATTTGAAGCTGTTATCTTAATTAGATATATATTAAGACGCAACAAAGAAAAGTTAGAATTAAAATATGCTCTTGAAAAAGAAGCACTTCGTTTAGAATTAGAAAAAGAATTATTAGAAAAACACAGCAACAAAAAATAA
- a CDS encoding aldo/keto reductase, with product MYVANPDRYQKMQYRRLGNSGLVLPVLSFGMWYNFGEHNDYDTSKAMILKAFDHGITHFDLANNYGPPPGHAETVMGRILNDGLIAYRDEIIISTKAGFRMHDGPYQDGGSRKYLMSSLDQSLKRLGIPYVDIFYHHRYDSQTSLRETMIALRDIVLSGKALYVGLSNYNAEQLKTAHKILNELNVPYVITQPSYSMLNRWIEKDNLLETQKNLGGGVICYSALAQGLLTNKYITGIPSDSRAKNPDALWFKEKDVTPEVVEKLKKLDLIASKRGQTIAQMALVWTLRDEKMTSTLISTSKPKQLEENLAALDNMNFTEDELLQIDHILNS from the coding sequence ATGTATGTAGCAAACCCAGATAGATATCAAAAGATGCAGTATCGTAGATTGGGTAACAGTGGTTTAGTGTTACCTGTGCTATCTTTTGGTATGTGGTATAACTTTGGTGAGCATAATGATTATGATACATCCAAAGCAATGATTTTAAAAGCATTTGATCACGGTATCACACACTTTGATCTTGCGAATAATTATGGTCCACCTCCCGGACATGCAGAGACTGTAATGGGTCGCATTTTAAACGACGGTCTTATAGCTTATAGAGATGAAATCATTATTTCTACTAAAGCAGGATTTAGAATGCATGATGGTCCTTATCAAGATGGCGGTTCAAGAAAGTACTTAATGTCTTCGCTTGATCAATCACTAAAAAGATTAGGTATCCCATATGTTGATATCTTCTACCATCATAGATATGATAGTCAAACATCTTTAAGAGAGACAATGATTGCATTAAGGGATATTGTTTTAAGCGGTAAAGCATTATATGTAGGTTTATCAAACTATAATGCAGAACAACTAAAAACAGCGCATAAAATACTTAATGAACTCAATGTTCCATATGTCATTACTCAGCCAAGCTATTCCATGTTAAATCGCTGGATTGAAAAAGATAATTTATTAGAAACTCAAAAAAACCTAGGTGGTGGCGTTATTTGTTATTCAGCACTCGCACAAGGTTTACTCACTAATAAGTATATTACAGGCATTCCAAGTGATTCACGTGCCAAAAACCCTGACGCACTTTGGTTTAAAGAAAAAGATGTCACACCTGAAGTTGTTGAAAAGTTAAAAAAACTGGACTTGATCGCATCCAAACGCGGTCAAACAATTGCACAAATGGCACTTGTTTGGACCTTAAGAGATGAAAAGATGACTTCTACTTTAATTTCTACATCAAAACCTAAACAACTAGAAGAGAACCTAGCTGCATTAGATAATATGAATTTTACAGAAGATGAATTACTACAAATCGATCACATTTTAAATAGTTAG